In the Thermoanaerobacter uzonensis DSM 18761 genome, CTTCGTTTCAATTCCTTATAGGTAGGCTAAAAACACCTTAAAAGGCGCATAAAAAGAGGAGAAAAAATTTTTCCTTTATATCTTTCTTGTCAAGTATCTTGGCTTTATTATACCATATTGTCCAATAAAATCAATTACTTTCTAAAAATCAAAAAAATAAAAATGTCGTCGATCTCCAGGCGTTTTTGCACTATTGGGCATCGACGACAAAAAATCAATCTGTAAAAATTAAATTATTAATTTAATAAATATATACAGCCGCCGTTTCGTCAATAAAACCTGTTTCAAAATCATAATACTCTTCAACTTGATTCTTGGGAATCCAGTAAAAATTAGCTTCTATACCATTCCGAGCACTAAATTTTATAGGAGGATTTTTCAAAGCGCGATTTATACGGATTTGTATTATATATTTTCTCATTTTTTTTAGTAGTAGTTGTAATAGTGCTCTTTTTTTAAAAAATGTAGGTTCTATACCTGAATTTTTACATTCCGTAGGGAATATTCTACATAAAGTTTCTGAACCCCAGGCTCCTCGTTTTATATCTTCATATGCATCTAATAATACACTTGCCTCGTCATCAATTTCTACAAAAACATCAACTACTTCACCTATATTTTTAATGAGTTCAAATTCCTTTAATTTTGTAAAATCTAAGCCTATAATTCCTTCCTCCCAAATTTTTTGCGACTTATCAGATACACCTGATTTAATAAGTTCCTCGTAGTATTTTTCAACCAGTTCTTTATATTCAGATTCCCATATACATTCTTTATCTGCCAATAATTTTTTAACGCGATCTATATGGTGAAGATGATATACCTTTTCGTAATCTCTATCAATTTTCAAAATATAAAGTGGTGCTCCTTCTCCTTTTTTCCCTTCTCGGTTAACGCGTCCTGCTGTTTGGATAATGGATTCCAAAGGTGCAAGATCTCTAAATCCAATATCAAAGTCCAAATCTACACCCGCTTCAATAGTTTGAGTTGAAACTAATATTACAGGCTCTTTATTCTCAAGATTTTTTTTAATTTTTTCAATTACTTTTTCTCTGTGTTTTGGAATAATATTGGTTGATAAATAGTAAATTTTTATATTATCATTGATTTCTTTATATTTTTGCTGTTTTTCCCTCAAAAGATTAAAAATTTCAATGCTTCGTTTTATAGTATTAACAACGATAAGAGCTGACTGGTTTTGTTGCCATATTTTCATAAAAAATTCTACAAATTCATTACCATCATTAAATTCATTTTTAAAAAGCGGAAACAATATTGTTCTTTTCTTGTTTTTAAAATATTTATCATGGTTTTTTAAAAGCTCTATAGGTTCTTCTTTCTTTTCATTCAATAACATATCACAAAGCTGTAGTATTTTTGGTTGAGTAGCTGTCATTAAAATAAAACGAGTACCATAAAACTGAGCCAGTTTTCTCAATACTGCTCCAATAAGTGGCATATATTCATCAGGAATTGATTGAATCTCATCTAAAATTACGATACTACCTGCTAATTTGTTAATTTTTTTTAACAAGCGATTTTGGTCTGTAAGTAATGATTGAAATAACTGGACAAAAGTAGTTAAAATTATATCTCCTTCCCACGCCTCTACCTCTAATAATTTACGTTCAACTGGAATAATTTCATCTCCATTTGATCTATTTTCAAAATCGGCAAATTGATGATGTACAATCAAGTGAGCTGTATTGCCAACAACAGCTTCATAATCTTTTTGAGTTTGTTCAATTATATTAATAAAAGGGATTGCAGTAATAATACGCGGTGTATAATT is a window encoding:
- a CDS encoding CRISPR-associated helicase/endonuclease Cas3 — translated: MEYYAHYDQKQNLKQYLSEHLLAVKNIGETNFVPSVSFQEINNSELKELIKNILFFHDFGKYTTYFQNYLVKNIHNKYKEHAHISACIAYLWIKKYLFNEKENITKLIWAFLAYVVILRHHMSLEINTSFDNEKWGKLEVQVADLRENIDAIVADLNDRWPVEREEILEILKVNELKEETLFIYMPQYISNRFKNEEWYFASIYLFSLLIDSDKLDSGTVQKKQMCLVEDKRVEDYIKQKHKNDTHTNFASEKNEARKDMIRTLQELTSEQIKNQHFFTITAPTGIGKTLASLQCALYLRNRIKEEMNYTPRIITAIPFINIIEQTQKDYEAVVGNTAHLIVHHQFADFENRSNGDEIIPVERKLLEVEAWEGDIILTTFVQLFQSLLTDQNRLLKKINKLAGSIVILDEIQSIPDEYMPLIGAVLRKLAQFYGTRFILMTATQPKILQLCDMLLNEKKEEPIELLKNHDKYFKNKKRTILFPLFKNEFNDGNEFVEFFMKIWQQNQSALIVVNTIKRSIEIFNLLREKQQKYKEINDNIKIYYLSTNIIPKHREKVIEKIKKNLENKEPVILVSTQTIEAGVDLDFDIGFRDLAPLESIIQTAGRVNREGKKGEGAPLYILKIDRDYEKVYHLHHIDRVKKLLADKECIWESEYKELVEKYYEELIKSGVSDKSQKIWEEGIIGLDFTKLKEFELIKNIGEVVDVFVEIDDEASVLLDAYEDIKRGAWGSETLCRIFPTECKNSGIEPTFFKKRALLQLLLKKMRKYIIQIRINRALKNPPIKFSARNGIEANFYWIPKNQVEEYYDFETGFIDETAAVYIY